GCTAGCTCTGGGAACCTCTCGTCGAAGCCCCATACGTTAGCTATCATCACGGCGTTTAGGCCCAGCTTAGCAGCGGCACGGGCTGCTAGGCTACAGCTGCCTATAGTGTTGCCGCACCACATGAAGTCCGGGTTGTACTTCATGGCCTCCCTTATAGCGGCCTCGGCGGAGGCCTCGTCAGCCTTCAGCGGCAGATCAACGTCTACCACCTTTAGGCCGAGCTTCTCCGCCATAGCCTTTATGGCGGGTATCGGGCTCTTACTGTAGGCTATCTTGTGGTCGTACAGCAGCACCACAGTGGCGCCGGGCTTCTTCTGGGACATCCACGTCACTGCTGCACATGCCTGCGTACTGTAGTCTGGCGCGGGGAAGAAGTTGAACGGCTTGGGTACCAGCTTGGCGGAGTAGCTCGCGGATATGTACACTATCTTGTCCTTCGCAGTGCGGTCTGACAGGCTCTCAGTGTCGGCGGTACCCCAGCCTACTATAGCTATCACGTTGTACCTGTCGCGGAACTCGCGGTAGAACTCCTCGGCCTTCGGGGGCTTGTAGCCGTAGTCCCTCTTCACGTAGTTTATCTTCACGCGTACACCGTCCTTAGTGTATATGCCCTTCTCGTTGAAGTACTTGAAGGCTAGCTCAGCGCCCTTAGCATAGTCCTTGCCTACGTCGCTTGTAGGGCCGCTTAGGTCCACTAGTAGTCCCACGTTTATCTCCATAGTCTTCTCTCCGGTTGCCCCCGCCGTGCCC
The window above is part of the Pyrodictium abyssi genome. Proteins encoded here:
- a CDS encoding ABC transporter substrate-binding protein, which encodes MARNTAIIVGVIAVIAIIAAVAMMGGKGGTTATPTASPTAAATQTATASPAGTATGTAGATGEKTMEINVGLLVDLSGPTSDVGKDYAKGAELAFKYFNEKGIYTKDGVRVKINYVKRDYGYKPPKAEEFYREFRDRYNVIAIVGWGTADTESLSDRTAKDKIVYISASYSAKLVPKPFNFFPAPDYSTQACAAVTWMSQKKPGATVVLLYDHKIAYSKSPIPAIKAMAEKLGLKVVDVDLPLKADEASAEAAIREAMKYNPDFMWCGNTIGSCSLAARAAAKLGLNAVMIANVWGFDERFPELAAADVKGKVGGVSPWIWPEYAKDKPGYRETYEAAKMAGMKEDEVNLRVMQGFMNVWLLVKAISMVDSKTLKEKGGEALKEALESSCQGEPIKLGDITPEMRYCPGKHLPFTSSYIVVYGEDGEFHFEGPITPEGVDCVKATLEGS